In Marivirga salinae, a single window of DNA contains:
- a CDS encoding DNA/RNA non-specific endonuclease: MKKILLLLLLLLPFSVLSQENRPEIHCKHFLGGYPYGTPETNDLINRDIYALSNNDDTKFADWVAYRLTPDIINGSKKTRDWEKDPWLEDDETLEPYPGDHGDYDGAFAELKTHRGHQAPLASFDGHPDWQQTNYLSNITPQNGSLNSGVWAKIEKKVRELCEETGEVYVMTGPLYDGESIGTLPGSDEAHKIPTGYWKIVALKEEGDYINAASFIFEQQDAKKTISDALVTIDQIEERSALDFFWMFQSNKETALEANLNKEWALSNFE, from the coding sequence ATGAAAAAGATTTTACTCCTCCTTCTATTATTACTTCCATTTTCAGTTCTTAGTCAGGAGAACAGACCCGAAATCCATTGCAAACATTTTTTAGGAGGCTATCCATATGGCACGCCAGAAACAAATGACTTAATCAATAGAGACATCTATGCGCTCAGCAATAATGACGATACAAAATTCGCAGACTGGGTAGCCTACAGGTTAACACCTGATATAATCAATGGCTCAAAGAAAACCCGGGACTGGGAAAAAGACCCATGGCTAGAAGATGATGAAACATTAGAACCCTATCCTGGAGATCATGGCGATTATGATGGGGCATTTGCAGAACTAAAAACACATAGAGGACATCAGGCACCTCTAGCATCATTTGATGGCCATCCTGATTGGCAACAAACAAATTACCTCTCCAACATCACCCCTCAAAATGGCAGTCTAAACTCAGGTGTATGGGCTAAAATAGAAAAGAAAGTAAGAGAGCTTTGCGAAGAAACAGGAGAAGTCTATGTCATGACAGGTCCCTTATATGATGGCGAGTCAATTGGCACATTACCAGGTTCTGATGAAGCCCATAAAATACCAACAGGCTATTGGAAGATAGTAGCATTAAAAGAAGAAGGAGATTATATCAATGCAGCAAGCTTTATATTCGAACAGCAAGACGCTAAAAAAACAATCAGCGATGCCCTGGTAACCATAGATCAAATAGAAGAAAGATCAGCCCTAGATTTCTTCTGGATGTTTCAATCCAACAAAGAAACCGCATTGGAAGCCAATCTTAATAAAGAATGGGCTCTATCTAATTTTGAATAG
- a CDS encoding DEAD/DEAH box helicase yields the protein MELKSYQHKVIQDLEQYLGYVQEYKKINVAFNNYWEDKIGPYNPITGEGMEPYKNNIPNAANVCIKVPTAGGKTFIACNALHTIFNAFGSELPKAVVWLVPWSNLLNQTVSNLSNPEHPYRQRLDTLFNHRVEVYEKKDLLQGSNFNPTVVQDQLTIIVMSFASLRASNKEDRKVFQENGQLAPFVAQYKDHSHVLDNTDETALINVIRSLNPVLVVDESHNAESKLSVDMLKNLNPSFILDLTATPKENSNIISLVPAIELKKEHMVKLPVIVYNHHDKTEVINSALHLQRKLEVLAIDQHKKGGKYIRPIVLFQAQPKTNNDNTTFDKLKEQLLKIGIPEEQIKIKTADRDELKGIDLMDKSCPVRYIITINALKEGWDCPFAYILASLADKSSAVDVEQILGRVLRQPYVMKHAASLLNVSYVLTASAKFNDTLQNIVEGLQASGFSEKDYRQRDIMPEEEKKSSGGDPMESFLFPEQQESDTNQEDEIDKDRVSFNPEFEAETPSEDAVVVEIESMAEEQNKEMEAEIEKQQSQPIDENQFMEMGDKVKRYKLIEQHREVAKEIQLPQFYLETPQGDIFGTGEELLNQEALLKNFKLSNEDTKIDFDQISSDLYKVDIEKVGKDEYTPRFTKIEDQLVKDPMVEYILAKPKENQVKDIAHQLIQLVGNMYPISDQEIRKYIERILASLNPEQLKDILVRKYSYAEKIKAKVRLHADAYAEEQFNDMVKIGKVVTKPTWQFADAIVPGILGGSISNSLYEREGSMNNFETTIITDIASMNNIAFWHRNLGRSKGFSINGFKSNHYPDFIVVTKSGNIILLETKGDDRDNPDSASKRRLGNKWADLAGKNYHYFMVYDKISPDDAYNRTKAKELLAKL from the coding sequence ATGGAATTAAAAAGCTACCAACATAAAGTCATTCAAGACCTTGAGCAATATCTGGGCTACGTGCAGGAATACAAGAAAATCAATGTGGCCTTTAATAATTATTGGGAAGACAAGATTGGTCCTTACAACCCCATCACTGGTGAAGGTATGGAGCCCTATAAAAACAATATCCCAAATGCTGCAAACGTCTGTATCAAGGTACCGACAGCTGGGGGCAAAACTTTTATTGCCTGCAATGCACTGCACACTATTTTCAATGCTTTTGGTAGTGAATTACCCAAAGCAGTTGTTTGGTTAGTCCCATGGAGCAATTTATTAAACCAAACTGTAAGCAATCTTAGCAATCCGGAACATCCGTATCGACAACGATTAGACACGCTTTTTAATCATAGAGTAGAAGTTTACGAAAAAAAGGACTTACTCCAAGGCTCAAACTTCAATCCTACGGTGGTTCAAGACCAGCTCACTATTATTGTAATGAGTTTCGCCAGTCTCCGAGCATCCAACAAAGAAGATAGAAAAGTATTCCAGGAAAATGGGCAATTAGCCCCTTTTGTAGCGCAGTACAAAGACCATTCTCATGTACTCGACAACACAGACGAAACAGCACTCATCAATGTAATTAGGAGCTTAAATCCTGTTTTAGTAGTAGATGAAAGTCATAATGCTGAAAGTAAGCTGAGTGTTGACATGCTCAAAAACCTCAATCCATCTTTCATTCTTGACCTAACTGCTACACCTAAGGAAAACAGCAACATCATCAGCTTAGTACCTGCTATTGAGCTGAAGAAGGAGCATATGGTAAAGCTTCCCGTAATTGTTTATAACCACCATGATAAAACAGAAGTCATTAATAGTGCGCTACATCTTCAAAGAAAACTAGAAGTTCTGGCAATAGACCAACATAAAAAGGGTGGAAAATACATCCGCCCTATCGTACTGTTTCAAGCACAACCCAAAACGAATAATGACAATACCACTTTTGACAAGCTAAAGGAGCAACTGCTGAAAATTGGAATTCCTGAGGAACAAATAAAAATTAAAACGGCAGATAGGGATGAACTAAAAGGCATTGATTTGATGGATAAATCTTGCCCTGTTCGATACATCATTACCATCAATGCACTAAAGGAAGGCTGGGATTGTCCTTTTGCTTACATATTGGCTTCCCTTGCCGACAAATCATCAGCAGTAGATGTAGAACAAATCTTAGGGCGTGTCTTACGCCAGCCCTACGTAATGAAGCATGCAGCTTCTTTACTTAATGTTTCCTATGTGCTAACTGCTTCAGCAAAATTCAATGACACACTTCAAAATATTGTAGAAGGCCTACAAGCATCTGGTTTCAGTGAAAAGGATTATCGCCAAAGAGACATAATGCCAGAGGAGGAAAAAAAATCCTCGGGAGGCGATCCCATGGAATCTTTCCTTTTCCCCGAACAACAAGAATCAGATACGAATCAAGAAGATGAAATCGACAAAGACCGTGTTTCTTTCAATCCTGAGTTTGAAGCAGAGACTCCTTCAGAAGATGCTGTAGTAGTTGAAATTGAATCAATGGCCGAAGAGCAAAACAAAGAAATGGAGGCTGAAATTGAAAAACAGCAAAGCCAACCAATTGACGAAAACCAATTCATGGAAATGGGCGATAAAGTAAAAAGATATAAACTTATTGAGCAGCATAGAGAGGTTGCCAAGGAAATACAACTCCCACAATTTTATTTGGAAACGCCTCAAGGTGACATATTTGGCACAGGTGAAGAACTGCTAAATCAAGAAGCACTGTTAAAGAATTTCAAGCTATCAAATGAGGATACCAAAATAGACTTTGACCAAATCTCTTCTGACCTATACAAAGTGGATATTGAAAAAGTGGGTAAAGATGAATACACCCCACGCTTCACAAAAATAGAGGATCAGTTAGTAAAAGATCCAATGGTGGAGTACATACTGGCTAAACCAAAAGAAAACCAAGTAAAAGACATTGCACATCAGCTTATTCAGCTTGTAGGAAATATGTATCCGATCTCTGATCAGGAAATACGCAAATACATAGAGCGTATTTTAGCCAGCCTTAATCCCGAGCAATTGAAGGATATTTTGGTTAGGAAGTATAGTTACGCTGAAAAAATCAAAGCTAAGGTAAGACTACATGCTGATGCTTATGCGGAAGAACAGTTTAACGACATGGTCAAAATCGGTAAGGTTGTGACAAAACCCACTTGGCAATTTGCAGATGCAATTGTGCCTGGCATATTAGGTGGTTCCATTAGCAATTCCTTATATGAGCGTGAAGGCTCCATGAATAATTTTGAAACTACTATCATTACAGATATTGCCAGTATGAACAACATTGCATTCTGGCATAGAAACCTTGGTAGAAGTAAGGGGTTTTCGATCAATGGATTCAAATCTAATCATTACCCCGACTTCATAGTGGTAACCAAATCAGGAAATATCATATTACTTGAAACGAAAGGTGACGACAGAGACAATCCTGATAGTGCGTCCAAGAGAAGATTAGGAAACAAATGGGCTGATTTAGCAGGAAAAAACTATCACTACTTCATGGTTTATGATAAGATTTCACCGGATGATGCTTATAATCGAACCAAAGCAAAAGAGCTCCTTGCTAAACTCTAA
- a CDS encoding DUF4276 family protein yields MKRLVIICEGPTEQEFIRDVLEPHFTSKNIFIQTPLIKKSAGGIVPWKILKDQILGHLREGNSTVTTLIDYYGIPDKFKYPEWDESKSIVDRAERMTFLESAMLNQIPDDLRNRFMPYYQLHEFEGLLFNNLDSFEATFESSEFKDKPELIRILDQYPNPELINDNPKNAPSKRLYRLIDGYNKIVYGTILADNIGLVNLRAKSPRFNNWITQLETI; encoded by the coding sequence ATGAAGAGATTAGTAATCATTTGTGAGGGTCCTACAGAACAGGAATTTATAAGAGATGTTTTAGAACCTCACTTTACTTCAAAAAATATTTTTATTCAAACTCCGCTGATAAAGAAATCAGCTGGCGGTATTGTGCCTTGGAAAATCTTGAAAGACCAAATTTTAGGACATCTCAGAGAAGGCAATTCAACAGTCACAACGCTGATTGACTATTATGGAATCCCTGACAAGTTCAAATATCCCGAATGGGACGAATCTAAGTCTATAGTAGATAGAGCCGAACGGATGACATTTCTTGAATCAGCTATGTTAAATCAGATACCAGATGACCTGAGAAACAGATTTATGCCATATTACCAATTGCATGAATTTGAAGGTTTGTTATTTAATAATCTTGATTCATTTGAGGCAACTTTCGAGTCATCAGAATTTAAGGATAAGCCAGAATTAATAAGAATACTGGATCAATATCCAAATCCGGAATTAATCAATGATAATCCTAAAAATGCACCTTCCAAGAGGTTGTATAGACTGATTGATGGCTATAATAAAATAGTTTATGGAACCATTTTAGCCGATAATATTGGGCTAGTAAATCTAAGAGCAAAATCACCTCGATTCAATAATTGGATTACTCAACTTGAAACAATTTAA
- a CDS encoding AAA family ATPase has product MDWIEIQGYKSIKDIRLEVNPINILIGSNGSGKSNFISFFEFLNALQDRQLKEYIALRGGAEKMLHKGSENTHSINFSTSFGKGINGYKATLQLGEEHFIFDTEYLIYKGNEGRNIANFGTEARIKATDNYRAKYVIKHLNSYRKYHFHDTSKNSPFSQMSHVDNDQFYLYEEGSNLSAFLYFIQNNYQIVYNRIIQTIQSIAPYFSDFFFQPNKEGYTRLQWKSKYGSTIYGASDLSDGTIRFIALTTLFMQPNLPSSIIIDEPELGLHPFAISKLAGMIKSVAAKEVQVILATQSADLVNHFEPEDIITVDQVEGESQFNRLKEEDLKQWLDTYNVGDLWQRNILLGGQPNK; this is encoded by the coding sequence ATGGATTGGATCGAAATACAAGGTTATAAATCAATTAAAGACATTAGGCTAGAAGTGAATCCTATTAATATTCTGATTGGGTCAAATGGCTCTGGAAAGAGTAATTTTATCTCTTTCTTCGAGTTTCTGAATGCTTTGCAAGATAGACAACTTAAAGAATACATAGCGTTAAGAGGGGGTGCAGAAAAGATGTTACACAAAGGTTCTGAAAACACTCATTCAATCAATTTTAGCACAAGTTTTGGCAAAGGCATCAACGGATATAAAGCCACATTGCAGTTAGGTGAAGAACACTTCATTTTTGATACAGAGTATTTGATATACAAAGGAAATGAAGGGAGAAATATTGCAAATTTTGGAACTGAGGCAAGGATAAAAGCTACAGACAATTATAGAGCTAAATATGTGATAAAGCACCTCAACAGCTATAGAAAATACCATTTCCATGATACAAGTAAAAACTCTCCTTTTAGTCAAATGAGTCATGTGGATAATGATCAATTTTACTTGTATGAAGAAGGTAGTAATTTAAGCGCTTTTCTGTATTTTATTCAAAATAACTATCAGATAGTTTACAACAGAATAATTCAAACGATTCAAAGCATTGCTCCATACTTTTCCGATTTCTTTTTTCAACCTAATAAAGAAGGTTATACGCGTCTACAATGGAAAAGTAAATATGGATCTACGATTTACGGAGCCTCCGATTTATCAGATGGAACTATACGATTTATTGCACTTACCACATTATTTATGCAACCGAATCTTCCAAGTAGCATTATAATTGATGAACCAGAGCTGGGCTTACATCCTTTTGCTATTTCTAAATTAGCTGGCATGATTAAAAGTGTAGCAGCTAAAGAGGTTCAAGTTATTTTAGCTACTCAATCTGCAGATTTAGTGAATCACTTCGAACCAGAAGATATTATTACTGTAGATCAAGTTGAGGGTGAAAGTCAATTCAATAGGCTCAAGGAGGAGGACTTGAAACAGTGGCTAGATACCTACAATGTAGGTGATTTGTGGCAAAGAAATATTTTGTTAGGAGGACAACCAAACAAGTAA
- a CDS encoding site-specific DNA-methyltransferase, producing MPTLNWIGKEKVVNHHRDVPFRVLEHQYHFSAEKGVSAESSAEAGNMIIHGDNLEALKALLPEYEGKIKCIYIDPPYNTGTEKWVYNDNVNHPKIKKWLGEIVGKEGEDLSRHDKWLCMMYPRLRLLQRLLKDDGVFFISIDENEIHTIRILLDEIFGSNNFIEQIVWNKRVPKNDKGIGNIHEYILLYSKQSKHDHRFTQLKEGIDEIEELIQKSKRKNLSIAETETEVKKLYKKNGYDRGITLYNNLDRNYKLWGKINMSWPNGQTFGPRYDVLHPKSNKPCKVPDRGWRWKEDTFLANVNYDEIEELPDGSYKCGKIWFAKDENTQPSSIKYLDEVNDFLLRSIISLKSSGSIDLEGIFKKSAFDYPKPVRLLELLLNSFQDSESIILDSFAGSGTTAHAVLNLNKLDGGNRKFILVEMEDYAEDITAERVKRVAKGYGEGKKTIEGTGGSFDYYELGEPLFIGENQEHLNEEVGIDKIRQYIWYSETKTSIPVIAKEERLKQSQNKKAESKHYLGERDQTAYYFYYHPDEITTLDHDFLATIKTKAEKYVIYADNCLLSKEFMAKHNIIFKKIPRDITRF from the coding sequence ATGCCAACACTTAATTGGATAGGAAAAGAAAAGGTAGTCAATCATCACAGAGATGTACCCTTTCGTGTTTTAGAGCATCAATACCACTTTAGTGCCGAAAAAGGCGTGTCTGCCGAATCTTCAGCAGAGGCAGGGAACATGATTATTCATGGAGATAACCTGGAAGCATTGAAGGCTCTCTTACCCGAATACGAAGGCAAAATCAAATGCATCTACATTGACCCTCCCTACAATACAGGAACTGAAAAGTGGGTATATAATGACAATGTGAATCACCCAAAGATTAAAAAGTGGTTAGGAGAAATAGTTGGAAAAGAAGGAGAAGATCTTAGTAGGCATGACAAATGGCTTTGTATGATGTATCCTAGATTGCGGTTACTTCAGAGACTATTAAAGGATGACGGTGTATTTTTTATTTCAATTGATGAAAATGAAATTCATACGATTAGGATATTACTTGATGAGATTTTCGGATCAAATAATTTTATTGAGCAGATAGTATGGAATAAAAGAGTGCCAAAGAATGATAAAGGAATCGGTAACATTCATGAGTATATTCTTCTCTATTCAAAACAAAGTAAACATGACCACCGCTTTACTCAGCTAAAAGAAGGTATTGATGAAATAGAAGAACTCATTCAAAAATCTAAACGGAAGAATCTATCAATTGCTGAAACCGAAACAGAAGTTAAAAAACTATATAAGAAAAACGGATATGACAGAGGAATAACCTTATATAATAATCTTGATCGTAATTATAAGCTATGGGGCAAGATTAATATGAGTTGGCCGAATGGGCAAACTTTTGGTCCCCGTTATGATGTACTTCATCCAAAATCTAATAAACCTTGTAAAGTTCCAGACAGAGGCTGGAGATGGAAAGAAGACACATTTTTAGCAAATGTAAATTATGATGAGATTGAAGAATTACCTGATGGTTCTTATAAATGCGGAAAGATTTGGTTTGCAAAAGACGAAAACACACAGCCCAGTTCAATAAAATATTTAGATGAGGTAAATGACTTTCTTCTTCGTTCTATAATTAGTTTAAAAAGTTCAGGCAGTATTGATCTCGAAGGAATTTTCAAAAAGAGTGCATTTGATTATCCTAAACCTGTAAGATTATTAGAATTATTGCTGAACTCCTTTCAGGATTCAGAATCCATTATTCTCGACTCTTTTGCTGGTTCAGGTACTACTGCTCATGCAGTACTTAACCTCAATAAACTAGATGGGGGCAATCGTAAGTTTATTCTTGTTGAGATGGAAGACTATGCAGAAGATATCACAGCAGAAAGGGTAAAACGTGTTGCAAAAGGCTATGGAGAGGGTAAAAAAACAATAGAAGGTACTGGAGGTAGTTTTGATTACTACGAGCTAGGCGAGCCACTATTCATTGGAGAAAATCAAGAACACTTGAACGAAGAAGTGGGAATCGATAAGATTAGACAGTACATCTGGTATAGTGAAACAAAAACTTCAATTCCCGTCATTGCGAAGGAGGAACGACTGAAGCAATCTCAAAATAAAAAGGCTGAAAGCAAACATTATTTGGGTGAGCGTGACCAAACCGCCTATTATTTTTATTACCATCCGGATGAAATCACCACACTTGACCATGATTTCTTGGCTACCATCAAAACCAAGGCTGAAAAATATGTAATTTATGCAGATAATTGCCTGCTATCAAAAGAGTTTATGGCAAAACACAATATCATTTTCAAGAAAATCCCGAGGGATATAACCAGATTTTAA
- a CDS encoding MFS transporter — MSQQLKKKHKLIGTPFLGLWTSTLGLFAGLTTIVLYGVAGAEFKESLGLSGAMLGILLSSPHLSKAILRIPFGAWVDEVGGKKPFLILLGCSILGLTGITTLLYLYYPNEFDSSLFPLLLFFGVLGGAGGATFTVGAPQTSYWFPKNRQGYALGVYAGFGNIGPGVLNYVIPVLIGVIGLAAAYLSWLLFLVFATLIYAYFAMDSYYFQLKKKGETDERAKCIGNDLEQDVFPSGSTRESLKKSASNYRTWILVFLYSISFGGGFTALAAWFPTYWTLFHDMDIVSAGLVAAIFTIYGSVIRVPGGKFTDKYGGEIVAAMSFGIMAIGALVLVMSSAFYSSFIGMLIIGTGMGIANAAVFGLVPKYVPDAVGGASGWIGGVGGAGTLIIIPLLGFFVDTYGQIGYARGFIVFVILSTLCSLISIALRVNNKKLNYQGK; from the coding sequence ATGAGTCAACAACTAAAGAAGAAACATAAATTAATTGGAACACCTTTTTTGGGTTTATGGACTTCAACCCTTGGCCTTTTTGCAGGTTTAACAACAATTGTGCTTTATGGTGTCGCAGGAGCGGAATTCAAAGAGTCGCTTGGCCTTTCTGGAGCAATGCTTGGAATTTTGCTGTCGTCTCCGCATCTTAGCAAAGCTATTTTAAGAATACCCTTTGGAGCTTGGGTTGATGAAGTGGGAGGTAAAAAACCATTTCTAATTCTTCTCGGCTGTAGTATATTGGGGCTAACTGGTATTACAACATTACTTTACCTCTATTATCCTAACGAATTTGATTCAAGTCTTTTTCCTTTGTTGCTCTTTTTCGGAGTTTTAGGCGGTGCAGGTGGAGCAACATTTACAGTTGGTGCACCTCAAACTTCATATTGGTTCCCCAAGAATCGACAAGGTTATGCACTAGGAGTTTATGCTGGATTTGGTAATATAGGTCCTGGTGTTTTAAACTATGTCATTCCTGTTTTGATTGGAGTCATAGGTTTAGCAGCTGCATATTTAAGTTGGCTTCTTTTTCTTGTGTTCGCTACTCTAATATATGCCTATTTTGCAATGGACTCCTATTATTTTCAACTGAAAAAGAAGGGTGAAACAGACGAGCGTGCAAAATGCATTGGAAATGACTTAGAGCAGGATGTTTTTCCTTCTGGAAGTACTCGTGAATCACTCAAAAAATCTGCGTCAAATTATCGCACTTGGATATTAGTATTTCTCTATTCTATTTCATTTGGAGGTGGATTTACTGCACTTGCAGCTTGGTTTCCTACGTATTGGACTCTGTTTCATGATATGGATATAGTGAGCGCGGGACTTGTAGCTGCAATATTTACGATTTATGGTTCTGTTATCAGAGTGCCTGGAGGTAAATTTACAGACAAATATGGAGGTGAAATTGTAGCTGCCATGAGTTTTGGTATTATGGCTATAGGGGCATTAGTTTTAGTTATGTCATCTGCTTTTTACTCTTCGTTTATAGGAATGCTAATAATAGGTACAGGAATGGGTATAGCTAATGCAGCTGTTTTTGGCTTAGTCCCTAAATACGTTCCTGATGCTGTCGGTGGTGCTTCTGGTTGGATAGGAGGAGTTGGAGGTGCGGGGACACTTATAATAATACCACTTTTAGGTTTTTTTGTCGATACTTATGGTCAAATTGGTTATGCCCGAGGATTCATAGTTTTTGTCATTCTCAGCACGCTTTGTTCATTAATTTCTATTGCTCTAAGAGTGAATAACAAGAAACTTAATTATCAGGGCAAATAA
- a CDS encoding TolC family protein translates to MVKNLNFKSIFSDSTLNGRTLFFFLLFLSASSASISQANEIKVQELTFNEYLQQVLLHNLSFIREKYEVSATEASLLAAKVYENPELEMLSPQFMREEFSNFPANIEYELQIPIVLFGKRRYRIEQARAEKLAANANLEDFLLRLRADAARNFIEVLKNQLLIEKMESILEQWNSLIQVNTDRNQNINRRSKIDSLQIRIETRTFKAGILDLKIRFTELKANTYLLLGGIPKDSLVFDGDLMINLQIPHIDSLLKKLSENRPDLISASYKLNAAEAGVQKAQANRLPNINLIVGYEYGSEFRQPFNAFLAGVALPLKFSGLNSGKYKVSLNRLEQAKLSVDIESLEAETELRKSWEKYRLIKQKRTLFAESILEDAQNARSMTMQKYKEGQASLLSVFESERTLSEIFRRYYDTLSSYAHSIIDLSEASGTWFVEWD, encoded by the coding sequence TTGGTTAAGAATCTAAATTTCAAATCCATTTTTTCAGATTCTACATTAAATGGACGAACATTGTTTTTTTTTCTTCTATTTCTTTCTGCAAGCTCGGCTTCAATTTCCCAAGCGAACGAAATTAAGGTACAAGAACTAACTTTTAATGAATATCTTCAGCAGGTGCTCCTCCATAACCTCTCATTCATCAGAGAGAAGTATGAGGTTTCAGCAACAGAAGCATCGCTTTTAGCGGCTAAGGTTTATGAAAATCCTGAGCTAGAGATGCTTTCACCTCAATTCATGAGAGAAGAATTCTCCAATTTCCCAGCTAACATCGAATATGAACTGCAAATCCCCATTGTACTTTTCGGAAAAAGACGTTACAGGATTGAACAAGCACGTGCCGAAAAATTAGCTGCAAATGCCAATCTGGAAGATTTTTTACTGCGTTTACGTGCCGATGCCGCGCGTAATTTTATAGAGGTACTGAAGAATCAACTACTGATAGAGAAAATGGAATCTATTCTTGAGCAATGGAATAGTCTTATTCAAGTAAATACGGATCGTAATCAGAATATTAATAGAAGGAGTAAAATCGATAGTCTACAGATCCGCATTGAGACAAGGACTTTCAAGGCCGGCATATTGGATTTAAAAATCAGGTTTACAGAATTAAAAGCCAATACCTATCTCTTGCTCGGTGGTATTCCAAAAGACTCTCTGGTGTTTGACGGAGATTTAATGATTAATCTTCAGATACCCCATATTGACTCTTTACTGAAGAAGCTTTCTGAAAACCGCCCTGACTTGATCTCTGCTTCTTACAAGCTAAATGCTGCAGAAGCCGGGGTGCAAAAGGCACAAGCGAACCGCCTTCCAAACATCAATTTAATTGTTGGTTATGAATATGGAAGTGAGTTCAGGCAACCATTCAATGCTTTTCTTGCCGGGGTGGCATTGCCTTTAAAATTTTCAGGTCTTAATTCCGGAAAATACAAAGTAAGTCTCAATCGACTTGAACAGGCGAAACTATCCGTGGATATTGAATCTCTTGAAGCAGAAACCGAGCTAAGGAAAAGCTGGGAAAAGTACAGGCTGATAAAGCAAAAGAGAACATTATTTGCAGAAAGCATTCTGGAGGACGCCCAAAATGCACGGAGCATGACAATGCAAAAGTACAAGGAAGGACAAGCCTCATTGCTTTCTGTTTTCGAATCGGAAAGGACTTTAAGTGAGATATTTCGCAGATATTATGATACGCTTTCTAGTTACGCTCATTCGATAATTGACCTTTCGGAAGCATCCGGTACTTGGTTTGTCGAATGGGACTAG
- a CDS encoding superoxide dismutase yields MNRKEFLRNSAILGGASILPLNSAFSQNVNENGIDKLVDSNGNFIQKSLPYNKTFLEPHMDEETLHLHYEFHHGGAVQGANKDLEKIKSHLKSGDLDQVDLWTRKLSYHFSSHVLHSIFWTNLTNKKTEPKAELLKQIEKDFGSFDNLKAYISKISKSVEGSGWGILGYQPYSQSLTLLQCENHQKLTQWGVVPLLVIDVWEHAYYLKHKNRRGDFVDTVLNIINWDNVADRYISAIKLR; encoded by the coding sequence ATGAACAGGAAAGAATTTTTACGTAACTCAGCTATATTAGGAGGAGCTAGTATACTTCCCCTAAATAGTGCATTTTCACAAAATGTGAATGAAAATGGAATCGATAAGTTGGTGGATAGTAATGGAAACTTTATTCAGAAATCACTTCCATACAACAAAACATTTTTAGAACCACACATGGATGAAGAAACCCTGCACCTACATTATGAATTTCATCATGGCGGAGCGGTACAGGGTGCAAACAAAGACCTGGAAAAAATTAAAAGCCACTTAAAATCAGGTGACCTTGATCAGGTGGATTTATGGACAAGAAAGTTGTCTTATCATTTTTCGAGCCATGTGCTACATTCTATTTTCTGGACGAACCTGACCAATAAAAAAACAGAACCCAAAGCGGAATTACTGAAACAGATAGAAAAAGACTTTGGCTCATTTGATAACCTGAAAGCGTACATCTCCAAAATCTCAAAATCAGTAGAAGGCAGTGGATGGGGCATATTGGGCTATCAGCCCTATTCACAATCCCTTACCTTATTGCAATGCGAAAACCATCAAAAATTAACACAATGGGGCGTGGTACCTTTACTGGTTATTGATGTGTGGGAGCATGCATACTATCTGAAACACAAAAATAGAAGAGGAGATTTTGTCGATACTGTTTTAAATATTATTAACTGGGATAATGTAGCTGATCGATATATCAGTGCCATTAAACTTCGATAA